In Patagioenas fasciata isolate bPatFas1 chromosome 20, bPatFas1.hap1, whole genome shotgun sequence, a genomic segment contains:
- the NACC2 gene encoding nucleus accumbens-associated protein 2: MSQMLHIEIPNFGNTVLGCLNEQRLLGLYCDVSIVVKGQAFKAHRAVLAASSLYFRDLFSGNSKNAFELPGTVPPACFQQILSFCYTGKLTMAASEQLVVMYTAGFLQIQHIVEKGTDLMFKVSSPHCDSQTTMIEDPSSEPQSPCNQLQSASAPYVMSPSMPIPLLTRVKHENLELQAALPGKRPLEPGAREGTAAGGPNAAPLKLSRVSYYGMPNLATLIPNVQQVQYSQGERTSPGASSIPTTDSPTSYHNEEDEEDDEAYDTMVEEQYGQMYIKSSGGYSVPQEKPEQIPLENRSCVLIRRDLVALPASLISQIGYRCHPKLYSEGDPGEKLELVAGSGVYITRGQLMNCHLCAGVKHKVLLRRLLATFFDRNTLANSCGTGIRSSTSDPSRKPLDSRVLNAVKLYCQNFAPSFKESEMNVIAADMCTNARRVRKRWLPKIKSMLPEGMEMYRTVMGSTTNSVPLDPEFQPNTAQVFEQRIYAERRSDSGTIVALRTNTVNVELSNGSNQSFEQSEDAEGAGSVIQEPAATDAMASDTQSTPQPFEQGSGSSSRPETPVRRQDGTYGGTL; this comes from the exons ATGTCGCAGATGTTGCACATAGAGATTCCCAACTTCGGGAACACCGTTCTGGGCTGCCTGAACGAGCAGCGGCTGCTGGGGCTGTACTGCGATGTGTCCATCGTGGTGAAGGGCCAGGCCTTCAAGGCTCACCGGGCAGTCCTGGCCGCCAGCAGCCTCTACTTCCGAGACTTGTTCAGTGGGAACAGCAAAAACGCCTTTGAGCTGCCGGGAACCGTCCCCCCCGCTTGCTTCCAGCAGATCCTCTCCTTCTGCTACACCGGGAAGCTGACCATGGCGGCGAGCGAGCAGCTGGTGGTGATGTACACGGCGGGTTTCCTGCAGATCCAGCACATCGTGGAGAAAGGGACGGACTTGATGTTCAAGGTCAGCTCTCCTCACTGTGACTCTCAGACCACCATGATCGAAGACCCCAGCTCGGAGCCGCAGAGTCCCTGCAACCAGCTGCAGTCGGCCTCGGCGCCCTACGTCATGTCCCCCTCCATGCCCATCCCGCTCCTCACGCGCGTCAAACACGAGAACCTGGAGCTGCAGGCGGCCCTGCCCGGCAAGCGGCCCCTCGAGCCCGGCGCCAGGGAGGGGACAGCTGCTGGTGGCCCCAACGCCGCTCCCCTGAAGCTCTCCCGTGTCTCCTACTATGGGATGCCCAACCTGGCCACCCTCATCCCCAACGTCCAGCAGGTCCAGTACTCGCAGGGGGAGCGGACGAGCCCCGGCGCCAGCAGCATCCCCACCACCGACAGCCCCACCTCCTACCACaacgaggaggacgaggaggacgacGAGGCGTACGACACCATGGTGGAGGAGCAGTACGGGCAGATGTACATCAAGTCCTCGGGAGGCTACTCTG TTCCTCAAGAGAAGCCAGAGCAGATCCCACTGGAGAACCGCTCCTGTGTCCTCATCCGACGGGATCTCGTTGCTCTCCCAGCCAGTCTCATCAGTCAGATCGGATACCGCTGCCACCCAAAACTCTACTCGGAAGGAGATCCTGGAGAAAAACTTGAGCTTGTTGCAG GCTCAGGTGTTTACATCACCCGCGGGCAGCTGATGAATTGCCACTTATGTGCTGGTGTCAAACACAAGGTTCTCCTGAGACGTCTCCTGGCCACCTTCTTTGATCG GAACACGCTTGCCAACAGCTGCGGGACGGGGATCCGCTCCTCCACCAGCGATCCCAGCAGGAAGCCCCTGGACAGCCGGGTCCTCAACGCCGTCAAAC TGTATTGTCAGAATTTTGCCCCGAGCTTTAAGGAAAGCGAGATGAATGTTATCGCAGCCGATATGTGCACCAACGCCCGCCGGGTCCGCAAGCGCTGGCTGCCGAAGATTAAGTCCATGCTACCGGAGGGGATGGAGATGTACCGCACGGTCATGGGCTCCACCACAAACAGTGTCCCCCTGGATCCCGAATTCCAACCCAACACTGCTCAAGTCTTTGAGCAGCGAATCTATGCAGAAAGGAGGAGCGACTCGGGGACTATAGTAGCCTTGAGAACTAACACGGTGAACGTGGAGCTGAGCAACGGATCCAACCAGTCCTTCGAACAGAGCGAGGATGCCGAAGGGGCTGGCTCGGTGATCCAGGAGCCGGCTGCCACAGACGCGATGGCATCGGATACCCAAAGCACTCCGCAACCTTTCGAACAGGGCTCGGGCTCCTCCAGCCGGCCCGAAACTCCCGTGAGAAGACAAGATGGTACTTACGGAGGGACTTTATAA